The following proteins come from a genomic window of Iamia sp. SCSIO 61187:
- a CDS encoding Zn-ribbon domain-containing OB-fold protein, whose translation MPPEVSLPESLRDVEPVKSVRTPAQLDYEFTAGDATTRFLRGLTQKKIIGQRANADSRVYVPPRGADPELGQATPIEVEVAQVGTVTSFCVVNVQFYGSVMEIPYVSALILLDGADLSIMHLIQEVPADEVHIGMRVEAVWRDDADIEPTLESIKWFKPNGEPDDTSVRIPGEDHGTGLGSWVGGVAPTEALVRNPRTGQGGRA comes from the coding sequence CAGCCTCCCCGAGTCCCTCCGCGACGTCGAACCGGTCAAGAGCGTCCGCACGCCGGCCCAGCTCGACTACGAGTTCACCGCCGGCGACGCCACCACCCGCTTCCTCCGGGGCCTCACCCAGAAGAAGATCATCGGCCAGCGGGCGAACGCCGACAGCCGGGTCTACGTGCCGCCCCGCGGCGCCGACCCCGAGCTGGGCCAGGCCACGCCGATCGAGGTCGAGGTGGCCCAGGTCGGCACCGTCACCTCGTTCTGCGTCGTGAACGTCCAGTTCTACGGCTCGGTGATGGAGATCCCCTACGTCAGCGCCCTGATCCTCCTGGACGGCGCCGACCTCTCGATCATGCACCTCATCCAGGAGGTGCCGGCCGACGAGGTCCACATCGGCATGCGGGTCGAGGCGGTGTGGCGCGACGACGCCGACATCGAGCCGACGCTCGAGTCGATCAAGTGGTTCAAGCCCAACGGCGAGCCCGACGACACCTCGGTCCGGATCCCGGGCGAGGACCACGGCACCGGCCTGGGGTCCTGGGTCGGAGGCGTGGCCCCCACCGAGGCCCTCGTCCGCAACCCCCGCACCGGCCAAGGAGGTCGGGCCTGA